In the genome of Amaranthus tricolor cultivar Red isolate AtriRed21 chromosome 15, ASM2621246v1, whole genome shotgun sequence, one region contains:
- the LOC130801557 gene encoding putative glucose-6-phosphate 1-epimerase produces the protein MTNCEETPLDSRDGSFEEITDKNGVVHVIIRNSRGASVRISLYGGQVLSWRNEQGEELLFMSSRATFKPPNAVRGGIPICFPQFGSKGLLEQHGFARNRMWTIDDQPPSPKINGLKGHASVDLVLKPSEEDYKVWANRFEIRLRVTLTEENNLIMRSRVKNVNGKPFNFSFAFRTYFAISDISEVRVEGLETLDYFDCLQDRQRFTEQGDALTFESEVDRIYLSSSDVVALFDHGSKRTFQIRKQGLPDVAVWNPWEKKAKALQDLGDEEYKKMLCVDGAAIEKPITLKPEEEWSGLLELSVLSSC, from the exons atgACAAATTGTGAAGAAACTCCCTTAGATTCAAGAGATGGTTCATTTGAAGAAATTACGGATAAAAATGGTGTTGTTCATGTCATTATTCGGAACTCTAGAGGCGCTTCGGTTCGG ATAAGCTTGTATGGGGGCCAAGTTCTTTCATGgagaaatgaacaaggagaaGAATTATTATTCATGAGCAGTAGG GCTACGTTTAAGCCACCAAATGCAGTCCGAGGTGGGATTCCCATTTGTTTTCCTCAG TTTGGAAGCAAGGGACTATTAGAGCAACATGGGTTTGCAAGAAATCGAATGTGGACGATCGATGATCAGCCTCCTTCACCAAAAATTAATGGATTAAAAGGCCATGCTTCCGTGGATTTAGTGTTAAAACCTTCTGAGGAAGATTATAAAGTATGGGCTAACAG ATTTGAAATTCGACTGAGGGTTACACTAACAGAAGAAAACAATCTGATTATGAGATCTCGCGTTAAGAATGTTAATGGCAAACCTTTCAATTTCTCTTTTGCATTCCGTACATATTTCGCAATCTCAGACATCAG TGAAGTTCGAGTAGAGGGATTGGAGACTCTGGATTACTTCGATTGTTTACAAGACAGACAAAGATTTACAGAACAAGGAGATGCCTTAACATTTGAATCAGAG GTTGATCGGATATATCTGAGTTCATCAGATGTAGTTGCACTCTTCGATCATGGAAGTAAAAGAACATTTCAGATAAGAAAACAAGGGCTTCCTGATGTAG CTGTGTGGAATCCATGGGAGAAAAAGGCAAAGGCATTACAAGATCTTGGTGATGAGGAATACAAAAAAATGTTATGTGTGGATGGTGCAGCAATTGAGAAACCCATCACCCTTAAGCCTGAAGAAGAATGGAGTGGACTATTGGAATTATCAGTCCTTTCTTCTTGCTAA